One Acidobacteriota bacterium DNA segment encodes these proteins:
- a CDS encoding glycoside hydrolase — MGVFATTVLFAQSNSQKSATAPASDPEVEKRVDSILSRMTLEQKIDLLGGIKSFYIRGYKELGLPEQKMSDGPVGVRNYGPATTMGGIALAASWNPELVERMARVYGQDARARGVHFLLGPGVNIHRAPLNGRNFEYFGEDPFLAARTAVAYVRGVQSQGVIATIKHYMGNNSEHDRHNTDSEIDERTMREIYLPAFEAAVKEAHVGAIMDSYNLINGEHATQNAFLNNQIAKKDWGFDGIIMSDWDATYDGVAAVNSGLDLEMPSGKFMNRETLLPAVKSSKVSQATIDDHVRRILREAIRFGFFDRNQTESSIPFLNPEGQRAALAAARESFVLLKNEGNILPLNKQDIKTIAVIGPDAYPAQPVGGGSAHVQPFHAMSYLEGFSKYVTDSGQSIKVLYHPGLKSYRDIAEATEFTTAESGGEAGLRVEEFEGTDLSGSPTRTHVDRHVNFGTDNYDAAIGKASIRWSGYYTAHTGGQHDFFVLGPGENGGYRLFVDDKLVVDNWERATAILNFATLQLETDSRHKVRLEYFRNRGWGPKRVSFGVLPESEAVDSGAKGMAAQADVVLLFPGFADTIESEAGDRTFRLPPGQDELIKEIAAANKKSIVVLTAGGNADMTAWIDEVPALLHGWYSGEQGGTALAQLVFGDYSPSGHLPISLERRWEDNATYKSYYPNDGPKRIKYTEGIFVGYRHFDQDKIRPLFPFGFGLSYSAFAYKNLTISPASGSDAVTVSFDIANTGRRAAAEVAQVYVGDTHSSVPRPPKELKGFSKVFLQPGETKRVSIPLDARSFSYYDVKSRAWKAEPGSFNIFVASSAADIKLEGKLNYRPVL, encoded by the coding sequence ATGGGTGTGTTCGCCACCACGGTCTTGTTTGCTCAATCGAATTCACAAAAGAGTGCCACTGCTCCCGCCAGCGATCCTGAAGTTGAAAAGCGCGTCGATTCCATTCTCAGCCGAATGACGCTGGAGCAGAAGATCGATCTGCTCGGGGGCATCAAAAGCTTTTACATTCGCGGCTACAAAGAACTCGGACTGCCGGAACAGAAGATGTCCGACGGCCCGGTGGGCGTTCGCAACTATGGTCCCGCAACCACGATGGGCGGCATTGCCCTGGCAGCCTCCTGGAATCCGGAACTCGTGGAGCGGATGGCTAGAGTCTACGGGCAGGATGCGCGCGCACGTGGCGTACATTTCCTGCTCGGTCCCGGCGTGAACATTCATCGCGCTCCGCTGAACGGGCGCAACTTCGAATATTTCGGCGAAGATCCGTTCCTCGCCGCGCGGACCGCCGTGGCCTACGTGCGCGGCGTGCAGAGTCAGGGCGTGATTGCTACGATCAAGCACTACATGGGCAACAACTCCGAGCACGATCGCCATAACACCGACTCCGAAATCGATGAGCGCACGATGCGCGAGATCTATCTGCCTGCCTTTGAGGCCGCAGTGAAGGAAGCGCACGTTGGCGCCATCATGGACTCCTACAATCTGATCAATGGCGAGCACGCTACACAAAATGCGTTTCTCAACAATCAGATCGCCAAGAAGGACTGGGGCTTCGACGGCATCATCATGTCGGATTGGGACGCCACTTACGATGGCGTGGCAGCCGTGAACAGTGGACTTGACCTGGAAATGCCGTCAGGCAAGTTTATGAATCGCGAGACTCTGTTGCCTGCAGTGAAATCCAGCAAAGTCTCGCAAGCGACGATTGATGATCATGTCCGACGCATCCTGCGCGAAGCCATTCGCTTCGGATTCTTCGATCGCAATCAGACCGAGTCCTCGATTCCTTTTTTGAATCCCGAGGGTCAACGCGCGGCGCTCGCGGCAGCGAGGGAGAGCTTTGTTTTACTGAAGAATGAAGGCAACATCCTTCCGCTAAACAAACAGGACATCAAGACGATTGCTGTAATCGGTCCCGATGCCTATCCCGCACAGCCAGTTGGTGGCGGTAGCGCACACGTGCAGCCTTTCCATGCAATGAGCTACCTGGAAGGTTTCAGTAAATACGTGACCGATTCGGGCCAATCGATCAAGGTTCTCTATCACCCAGGCTTGAAGTCGTACCGCGACATCGCAGAGGCAACCGAGTTCACGACCGCTGAGAGCGGCGGGGAAGCTGGCCTGCGGGTGGAAGAATTCGAGGGCACCGATCTAAGCGGATCGCCGACGCGCACTCATGTCGATCGTCACGTGAACTTCGGCACGGACAACTATGATGCGGCAATCGGCAAAGCATCGATTCGCTGGTCTGGATACTACACAGCTCACACCGGCGGACAGCATGACTTCTTCGTGCTTGGGCCCGGCGAAAACGGAGGCTACCGTTTATTTGTGGACGACAAGCTTGTCGTTGACAACTGGGAACGAGCCACCGCGATCCTGAACTTTGCGACCTTGCAGCTTGAAACGGATAGCCGGCACAAAGTTCGGCTTGAATATTTCCGCAACCGCGGCTGGGGACCGAAACGGGTCTCGTTTGGCGTGCTGCCGGAGTCCGAAGCAGTGGATTCCGGTGCGAAGGGGATGGCGGCACAGGCAGATGTTGTGCTGCTGTTTCCCGGCTTCGCCGACACCATCGAAAGCGAGGCTGGCGATCGAACCTTCCGCCTACCTCCGGGCCAGGATGAGCTGATTAAGGAAATCGCTGCAGCCAACAAGAAGAGCATCGTAGTGCTTACGGCTGGCGGAAACGCGGACATGACCGCGTGGATCGATGAGGTGCCGGCACTCCTGCACGGGTGGTATTCCGGCGAACAGGGTGGCACTGCGCTCGCGCAACTCGTCTTCGGCGACTACAGCCCCTCGGGACATTTGCCGATCTCACTCGAGCGACGCTGGGAAGATAACGCGACGTATAAGAGCTACTATCCGAACGACGGTCCGAAGCGCATCAAGTACACCGAAGGGATCTTTGTCGGATACCGCCACTTCGATCAGGACAAGATCAGGCCGCTGTTCCCGTTTGGTTTTGGTCTCTCATACAGCGCATTTGCCTACAAGAACCTGACCATCTCTCCAGCCTCCGGCTCCGACGCTGTGACGGTCAGCTTCGACATTGCCAATACGGGAAGGCGGGCTGCGGCCGAAGTGGCGCAGGTTTATGTTGGAGACACGCACAGTTCGGTCCCACGTCCACCGAAGGAGCTCAAGGGATTTTCGAAAGTCTTCCTGCAGCCCGGCGAAACCAAGCGCGTTTCCATCCCGCTTGACGCCCGCTCATTCTCCTATTACGACGTAAAGTCCCGCGCCTGGAAGGCAGAGCCGGGAAGCTTCAACATTTTTGTGGCAAGTTCCGCGGCGGACATCAAGCTCGAAGGCAAACTGAACTATCGTCCGGTACTTTAG
- a CDS encoding DNA-binding response regulator, which produces MLKIILADSQAIFRAGAAKVLAVEDDFRIVAQCENTDRMLAAVESFRANVLIFSTAMHVDIRALVELSKKTKTRLIIVIESGDNSAQYLQLGIAGVVFRNVSGNSLVECVRKVARNETWVQDTGAAAEATENDIVGARVRDRLTPKELRIVALIVQGFKNKEIAVQLGTTEQVIKNYLRNVYDKIGVSDRLELALFTIHHRILNEAAAALAGTATTNQMTN; this is translated from the coding sequence ATGCTTAAGATCATCCTGGCAGACAGCCAAGCGATATTCCGCGCCGGCGCAGCCAAAGTGCTGGCCGTGGAAGATGACTTCCGAATCGTCGCGCAGTGCGAGAACACCGATCGCATGCTGGCGGCGGTGGAAAGCTTCCGCGCCAACGTCCTCATCTTCTCGACTGCGATGCACGTCGACATTCGCGCTCTGGTCGAACTCTCGAAAAAAACCAAGACGCGGCTGATCATCGTGATCGAAAGCGGCGATAATAGCGCGCAATACCTGCAGCTCGGCATCGCCGGCGTGGTCTTCCGCAACGTGAGCGGAAATTCGCTGGTGGAATGCGTACGCAAAGTAGCGCGCAACGAGACTTGGGTTCAGGACACCGGCGCCGCTGCGGAAGCTACCGAGAACGACATTGTCGGAGCCCGCGTGCGTGATCGCCTTACGCCGAAAGAGCTGCGCATCGTTGCCCTAATCGTTCAAGGCTTCAAGAACAAGGAAATCGCGGTTCAACTTGGGACGACAGAGCAGGTGATCAAGAATTATCTGCGAAATGTTTACGACAAGATCGGCGTTTCGGACCGCCTCGAACTGGCTCTCTTTACCATTCACCACCGCATTCTGAACGAAGCCGCGGCCGCGCTGGCTGGGACTGCAACTACTAATCAGATGACTAACTGA
- a CDS encoding cation:proton antiporter: protein MPESAVGQLILFVLVVLASAHLFGSLFTRLRQPRVIGEILGGLLAGPSLLNLSAGSEAALAKPALDVLYWIGLLMLMFLSGAETQGLFRREERKPIAWIGVVGTALPFVIALLLSTRLDLSSLMGTAQNRIALVLVIGIGTAVTSIPVISRIFHDLRILHTRFAKLILGVAVMEDVMLWAVLAVATALAESKALPTHVIAQRVTLTLSYFIAGLAVFPRLARRLHEARWNVFIRHSTTAYLILLLFAYVALAAAMNVSLVLAAFLAGFAIPRESLRMTHSLSEVKGVAFGCFVPLYFALVGYKLDLGKSFSLTMVAEFLGAACLIKLVSVLAGARLAGFSIPSCVNLAVATNARGGPGIVLASVAYAAGIINAPFYTTLILLAVITSQAAGAWLEHVLRKGNPLLTEEPKDRARQESDDRVMGSSGEVETLAA, encoded by the coding sequence ATGCCGGAATCCGCAGTTGGTCAGCTGATCCTCTTCGTCCTTGTCGTTCTTGCCTCCGCACATCTTTTCGGCAGCCTCTTTACGCGGTTGCGACAGCCGCGTGTGATTGGAGAAATTCTTGGTGGACTCCTTGCCGGACCTTCTCTGCTCAACCTCTCTGCCGGATCAGAAGCGGCATTGGCTAAACCAGCTCTGGATGTACTCTACTGGATCGGCCTGCTGATGCTCATGTTTCTCTCCGGCGCGGAAACGCAAGGGCTGTTTCGCCGGGAAGAGCGCAAGCCGATTGCCTGGATCGGAGTCGTCGGAACTGCGTTGCCCTTCGTGATCGCGTTGCTGCTCAGCACGCGCCTGGACCTCAGTTCCCTAATGGGAACGGCGCAGAACCGCATCGCGCTGGTGCTGGTCATCGGCATTGGCACGGCAGTAACTTCCATTCCGGTAATCTCGCGGATTTTTCACGACCTGCGCATTCTGCATACACGCTTCGCCAAGCTGATTCTGGGCGTTGCAGTCATGGAAGATGTAATGCTGTGGGCAGTACTGGCCGTAGCCACAGCTCTGGCAGAATCAAAAGCGCTGCCCACACATGTGATTGCGCAGCGAGTCACGCTCACCCTGAGCTACTTCATTGCAGGTCTGGCGGTCTTTCCACGGCTTGCACGACGATTGCATGAGGCGCGCTGGAATGTCTTCATTCGGCATTCGACGACTGCCTATTTGATCCTGCTGCTGTTCGCGTACGTAGCGTTGGCTGCAGCAATGAATGTAAGCCTTGTGCTCGCGGCGTTTCTCGCTGGATTCGCGATTCCACGGGAATCATTGCGCATGACTCATTCGCTGAGCGAAGTGAAAGGCGTTGCGTTCGGGTGCTTTGTTCCGCTGTACTTCGCGCTGGTCGGCTACAAGCTCGATCTCGGCAAGAGCTTCAGCTTGACGATGGTCGCCGAATTTCTCGGAGCCGCATGCCTGATCAAGCTAGTCTCGGTGCTGGCAGGAGCCAGGCTTGCCGGATTCTCAATTCCAAGCTGTGTGAATCTTGCAGTGGCAACGAACGCTCGTGGCGGTCCAGGGATCGTGCTCGCCAGCGTGGCTTATGCGGCAGGAATTATCAATGCGCCGTTCTACACGACGTTGATCCTGTTAGCCGTGATCACATCACAGGCCGCAGGAGCGTGGCTCGAACATGTGTTGCGTAAAGGCAATCCGCTGCTGACGGAAGAGCCAAAAGATCGGGCCAGACAAGAATCGGATGATCGAGTGATGGGGTCATCGGGTGAAGTGGAGACCCTGGCGGCCTAA
- a CDS encoding enoyl-CoA hydratase has translation MATPTTLTEQLKFIQFDVANNIARITLNHAPYNVLTVPMMTELAQSIESLNGRGDIKAILVGSAQKTFSAGISLEDSKPDRVFQTLEAFNRVFAAIREISKPLIMVVNGPAIGAGSELVAFGDMVIATPQAKFAQPEVKLGVFPPFAAVMLPQLIGPKKTYELILTGEALTAEDALRLGFVNKVVPEKDLDKTVDDVLAKISEFSAPVLEVTKKVIGSSIGLPLDEAMKKSQNIYLNELMNLQDVQEGLRAVLEKRKPVWKNK, from the coding sequence ATGGCTACCCCCACCACGCTGACCGAACAGCTAAAGTTTATCCAGTTCGACGTTGCCAACAACATCGCCCGAATTACGCTGAACCATGCTCCGTATAACGTCCTGACCGTTCCGATGATGACGGAGCTGGCGCAGAGCATCGAGAGCCTGAACGGACGTGGAGACATCAAGGCCATCCTGGTAGGTTCGGCGCAGAAGACGTTTTCGGCCGGCATCTCTCTCGAGGACTCGAAGCCGGACCGGGTCTTTCAGACGCTGGAAGCCTTCAATCGTGTCTTCGCCGCCATCCGCGAGATTTCGAAGCCGCTGATTATGGTCGTCAATGGCCCAGCCATCGGAGCAGGATCAGAACTGGTGGCGTTTGGCGACATGGTAATCGCCACACCTCAAGCCAAATTCGCGCAGCCCGAAGTAAAGTTGGGGGTCTTCCCGCCGTTCGCAGCCGTCATGCTTCCACAGTTGATTGGGCCCAAGAAAACCTACGAGCTGATTCTCACTGGCGAAGCGCTTACCGCCGAGGACGCATTGCGCCTTGGCTTCGTCAACAAGGTCGTTCCCGAAAAGGATCTGGACAAAACCGTAGATGATGTCCTGGCAAAAATCAGCGAGTTCAGCGCTCCAGTGTTGGAAGTCACCAAGAAAGTAATCGGAAGCTCTATCGGCCTGCCGCTGGATGAAGCCATGAAGAAGTCTCAGAACATCTATCTCAACGAGCTGATGAATTTGCAGGACGTTCAAGAAGGCTTGCGCGCGGTGCTGGAGAAGCGAAAGCCGGTTTGGAAGAACAAGTGA
- the nusB gene encoding transcription antitermination factor NusB, which yields MAAKSGKRRKSREMALQMLFQSDMGKQNEDHVRKTFWAERSTVDQETREFADDLFRVASDRNKEIDNLIQKHTEHWRMDRMPAVDRNLLRLGVAEFLGFPKTPRAIVINEALDIAHRYSSPESVQFINGVLDSVGKELERK from the coding sequence ATGGCCGCTAAGTCAGGCAAGCGGCGCAAGTCACGCGAGATGGCGCTGCAGATGCTGTTTCAGTCGGATATGGGCAAGCAGAATGAAGACCATGTTCGCAAGACCTTCTGGGCAGAACGTTCGACTGTGGACCAGGAAACTCGTGAGTTTGCTGATGATCTGTTTCGCGTAGCCTCGGATCGCAATAAAGAGATTGACAACTTAATTCAGAAGCACACCGAACACTGGCGTATGGACCGCATGCCTGCTGTCGATCGCAATTTACTGCGCCTCGGGGTCGCCGAATTCCTCGGCTTCCCAAAAACTCCTCGCGCGATTGTAATCAACGAAGCGCTGGATATCGCGCACCGCTATTCGAGTCCCGAATCGGTCCAGTTTATTAATGGCGTGCTGGATTCGGTCGGCAAGGAGTTGGAGAGAAAGTAG